A region of Moorena producens PAL-8-15-08-1 DNA encodes the following proteins:
- a CDS encoding FtsW/RodA/SpoVE family cell cycle protein — MALRNLILLFNPSTTDWAVTARLLKWLTFLWLLIGIVILFSASYAIADVELGDGTYYVKRQLMWVVLGLVGFNLLVRSPLRYLLKISHWLVLVLLVLLLLTLIPGVGTTVNGATRWVSVGSVPLQPSELMKPFLVLQAARVFGQWDRLQWRTRLTWLGIFMVVLLGILLQPNLSTTALCGMTLWLVALAAGLPFYYLGGTAFGGVLLAVLSISIKDYQRRRVMSFLNPWADPMRDGYQLVQSLLAIGSGGTWGSGFGLSQQKLFYLPIQHTDFIFSVFAEEFGFAGSIALMFLLMTYMTLAVIVAIKARNRVYQLIAIGAMLFIVGQSLLNIGVASGALPTTGLPFPFFSYGGSSMISSLCSAGLLIRVARESSEAKVVSIQSRRQSIAERRQRRHKVKAKR; from the coding sequence GTGGCTCTACGTAACCTGATTCTATTATTTAACCCCTCTACTACAGACTGGGCAGTTACTGCTCGGTTACTGAAGTGGTTAACGTTTCTATGGCTGTTGATCGGAATAGTAATTCTGTTCTCAGCTTCTTATGCGATCGCAGATGTCGAGTTAGGGGATGGGACATACTACGTCAAGCGACAGCTGATGTGGGTAGTCTTGGGTTTAGTGGGATTTAACCTATTGGTGCGATCACCGTTGCGTTATTTGCTAAAAATCAGCCATTGGTTGGTCTTGGTGCTCTTGGTGCTGCTCTTATTGACGTTAATTCCTGGTGTGGGAACAACGGTTAATGGGGCAACTCGCTGGGTATCTGTGGGTTCGGTTCCCCTACAACCGTCGGAGTTGATGAAGCCGTTTCTAGTGTTACAAGCGGCTCGGGTATTTGGGCAGTGGGACCGGCTTCAGTGGCGGACCCGTTTGACGTGGCTGGGGATTTTTATGGTGGTGTTGCTCGGAATTTTGTTACAGCCTAATCTGAGTACAACAGCACTTTGTGGGATGACCTTGTGGCTAGTTGCTCTAGCGGCAGGGTTACCGTTTTATTACTTGGGAGGTACAGCATTTGGTGGTGTCCTGCTGGCAGTACTCAGTATCAGCATCAAGGATTACCAGCGGCGTCGGGTGATGTCATTCCTAAATCCTTGGGCTGATCCCATGCGAGATGGATACCAATTGGTTCAAAGTCTTCTAGCTATTGGCTCGGGTGGTACTTGGGGCTCTGGTTTTGGGTTATCCCAACAAAAGTTATTCTATTTACCGATTCAACACACTGATTTTATCTTTTCTGTCTTTGCTGAAGAATTTGGCTTTGCTGGTAGTATAGCGCTAATGTTTTTGTTGATGACATACATGACCCTAGCGGTGATTGTAGCTATCAAGGCAAGAAACCGAGTCTATCAGTTAATCGCGATTGGGGCAATGCTGTTTATTGTAGGACAGTCTCTGTTAAATATTGGTGTTGCTTCTGGGGCTCTTCCCACTACTGGTTTACCCTTCCCATTCTTTAGTTATGGGGGAAGTTCGATGATTTCCAGTTTGTGTTCGGCTGGGTTGTTGATTCGGGTGGCACGAGAGAGTAGTGAGGCAAAAGTTGTGTCTATACAAAGTCGCCGCCAGTCGATAGCAGAACGAAGGCAAAGAAGGCACAAGGTAAAAGCCAAAAGGTAA
- a CDS encoding VOC family protein — MHHASIRTANIHRAIAFYEKLGFTVSERFTTGMTLACWLKGLGGRLELIQIPEPLPAPDAFGDEHYVGYYHVSFDLTDSATDLPSWLESLKESFKEASEQNPEQFQPLKVLLEPTQQMIGNHVYEVAFIADTDGLPLEFLYLLKT; from the coding sequence ATGCATCACGCTTCGATTCGCACAGCCAATATTCATCGCGCGATCGCATTTTATGAGAAGTTAGGATTCACAGTATCTGAACGCTTCACTACTGGCATGACTCTAGCGTGTTGGCTGAAGGGACTGGGAGGACGCTTGGAACTGATCCAAATTCCTGAACCATTACCAGCACCGGATGCCTTTGGGGATGAGCATTATGTGGGATATTACCACGTATCTTTTGACCTAACTGATAGCGCTACTGACTTGCCAAGTTGGTTAGAGTCCTTGAAAGAAAGTTTTAAAGAGGCTTCTGAGCAGAACCCAGAGCAGTTTCAGCCCTTGAAGGTTCTGTTGGAACCTACCCAACAGATGATCGGTAATCATGTTTATGAGGTAGCCTTTATCGCTGATACTGATGGTTTACCGTTGGAGTTTTTGTATCTGCTAAAAACCTAG
- a CDS encoding TIGR02652 family protein, whose protein sequence is MIDSSLQYPIFGSEIKCPHCRQIIPALTLTDTYLCPRHGAFEANPKTGELIHLQSGRHWRLWQDKWYRQHTHPDGIRFEIHEALDKLYTEGYRATRVIIASRYRELVSAYLERSTPWRGNSESGQPRLYGLPVEFSPEPEEEPCWEVINFDLEKEPGVPVRYPYFRLF, encoded by the coding sequence ATGATTGATTCTAGCTTGCAGTACCCGATATTCGGTTCAGAAATTAAATGTCCTCACTGCCGTCAGATAATTCCGGCATTGACGTTGACTGACACTTACTTGTGTCCACGTCATGGTGCGTTTGAAGCCAACCCAAAAACTGGGGAACTGATTCATTTACAATCTGGGCGTCACTGGCGTCTATGGCAAGATAAATGGTACCGACAACACACTCATCCTGATGGAATTCGCTTTGAGATTCACGAAGCCCTAGACAAACTGTACACTGAAGGATATCGGGCAACACGGGTGATTATTGCCAGTCGTTATCGGGAATTAGTGAGTGCCTACCTAGAGCGCAGTACCCCCTGGCGAGGGAACTCAGAGTCAGGCCAACCCAGGTTGTATGGCTTGCCGGTAGAATTTAGCCCAGAACCTGAGGAAGAACCTTGTTGGGAAGTGATCAATTTTGATTTGGAAAAAGAACCTGGGGTACCTGTGCGCTACCCTTATTTCCGATTGTTTTAG
- a CDS encoding phycobilisome rod-core linker polypeptide, protein MSVKASGGSSVAPVQLYQTVPSATIIQAEQQDRFLGNGEINELLGYFRSGEQRLAIANLLTKNSDLIVSKAANRIFVGGSPMAFLEKPKEDPVPVGAGATGVPDTKTLGTSTFVESGGGLFGSFKALFSSPIGPTPPGFRPIDINRYGPRNMQKSLRDLSWMLRYITYAIVAGDPNIIVVNVRGLREVIENACSADATIVAIQGMRAASLDYFKGDQSAQEIVAQYFDITLNEFKAATPSDKLRQRPSIDQQGLQLPQSYFNAAERRPKFVMKPGLSSSEKTEVVKAAYRQIFERDITRAYGLSISYLESLVKNGNISMKEFVRRLGKSELYRKQFFEPFINSRALELAFRHFLGRGPSSREEVQSYFSIVSDGGLPALVDALVDSQEYSDYFGEETVPYLRGYGQEAQECRNWGMQQDLLRYSAPFRKDAQFLNTFAKYEQPLPDQHVYGSGNDSLEIQYGAIFPKETRNPTTTPAPFGKDTKRLLIHQGPAINNQNSNPGARGVFPGSLGSKVIRLDQIPSTQDKSIKFAESSTQRVIRACYLRVFGFMPYEGERLSAAETRLENGEITVREFILILAKSDGFRKRYWTPLYVVKAIEYIHRRLLGRPSYGRSEMNGYYDVAYKQGFYGVVEAIVNSKEYSEAFGEDTVPYERYVTAAGLKMRTGVSGTVSSAMAIMADETVPRFVELGMGKQMLTEPEVEFRINQGVSVQREQTKIFKLIDLNDKPALKVLIGAAYRQIFERDLEPYVVKAAFTSLESRLSNGEINLKEFIEGLGCSDLYIKEFYTPYPNTKVIELGTKHFLGRAPLNQKEIQTYNAILASEGIRSFIGAMVNGMEYAQAFGEDTVPYRRFPTLPAANFPNTEKLYNQQTKQNIDVVVPSFDPVEPRMDSSKLPLTGKAIADMAAQKWEVATNPSELAKVGRSSNRNHSTLNPKSAKPTRIFRITPNISQVETAVVIDAIYDQVLDLFGEPVPAGYRQQHLDSQLRNGEISVRQFVKALASSNTYSQRFYQPYPSAKVVELLFRHLLGRTPNTHGEVQTYQQLLAAQGLQAAVTAMVDSPEYSRFFGEEVVPYQRIS, encoded by the coding sequence ATGAGTGTCAAGGCAAGTGGTGGAAGCTCAGTTGCTCCTGTGCAACTCTATCAAACTGTCCCATCGGCAACCATTATCCAAGCAGAGCAACAAGACCGCTTCTTAGGAAATGGAGAAATCAACGAGCTACTTGGTTACTTCCGTTCTGGAGAACAGCGTTTAGCAATTGCTAATCTGCTCACCAAAAACTCAGACCTAATCGTATCCAAGGCGGCTAACCGGATTTTCGTGGGTGGTTCCCCAATGGCTTTCCTGGAAAAGCCTAAGGAAGACCCTGTCCCAGTTGGGGCTGGTGCTACAGGGGTTCCCGACACCAAAACCTTGGGGACTAGTACCTTTGTCGAGAGTGGAGGTGGATTATTTGGGAGCTTCAAGGCTCTGTTTAGTTCTCCGATTGGACCAACCCCACCAGGTTTCCGTCCCATCGACATCAACCGCTATGGCCCGAGGAATATGCAAAAGTCCTTGCGGGACCTATCTTGGATGTTGCGCTATATCACTTACGCCATTGTTGCTGGTGATCCCAACATCATAGTGGTTAATGTTCGAGGTTTGCGGGAAGTCATTGAAAATGCTTGTTCAGCTGATGCCACCATCGTGGCAATCCAGGGAATGCGGGCGGCTTCACTAGATTATTTCAAAGGTGATCAGTCGGCACAGGAGATTGTTGCCCAGTACTTTGACATTACCCTTAACGAATTTAAAGCTGCTACACCCTCCGATAAACTGCGGCAACGGCCTTCGATAGACCAACAAGGCTTGCAATTGCCCCAAAGTTACTTTAATGCAGCCGAGCGGCGTCCTAAGTTTGTGATGAAGCCCGGTCTGTCATCCTCAGAAAAAACCGAGGTAGTTAAAGCTGCCTACCGGCAAATCTTTGAGCGTGACATTACCCGCGCCTACGGTTTGTCAATTTCTTATCTAGAATCTCTAGTGAAAAACGGGAACATTTCCATGAAGGAGTTTGTTCGCCGTTTGGGCAAATCTGAACTATACCGGAAGCAATTCTTTGAACCTTTTATCAATAGTCGGGCCTTAGAACTAGCTTTCCGCCATTTCCTAGGTAGGGGTCCATCTTCAAGGGAAGAAGTTCAAAGCTACTTCTCCATTGTTTCCGATGGTGGTTTACCCGCTCTAGTAGATGCCCTGGTGGATTCTCAGGAATACTCGGATTACTTTGGGGAAGAAACGGTTCCCTATCTGAGGGGTTATGGTCAAGAGGCTCAAGAATGCCGTAACTGGGGCATGCAGCAAGATTTGTTGCGCTATAGTGCTCCCTTCCGTAAGGATGCCCAGTTCCTCAATACGTTTGCCAAGTACGAGCAACCCCTGCCTGACCAACATGTTTATGGTTCTGGTAATGACTCGTTGGAAATTCAGTATGGGGCAATTTTCCCGAAAGAAACCCGGAATCCCACTACCACCCCCGCTCCCTTTGGCAAAGATACTAAACGTCTGCTGATCCACCAAGGCCCAGCCATCAATAACCAAAATAGTAATCCAGGGGCAAGGGGTGTATTCCCCGGTTCCCTAGGCTCTAAGGTGATCCGCCTTGACCAGATCCCTAGTACACAAGACAAGAGTATCAAATTTGCTGAAAGCTCTACTCAAAGGGTAATTCGTGCCTGTTACCTTCGAGTGTTTGGCTTTATGCCCTACGAAGGGGAACGGCTCAGTGCAGCGGAAACTCGGCTGGAAAACGGTGAAATTACCGTCCGCGAGTTTATCCTAATCCTGGCCAAGTCTGATGGTTTCCGCAAACGTTACTGGACACCATTGTATGTGGTCAAGGCAATTGAATATATCCACCGACGTTTGCTTGGTCGTCCTAGCTATGGGCGCTCCGAGATGAACGGTTACTATGATGTTGCCTATAAACAAGGTTTCTACGGTGTTGTAGAGGCAATTGTCAACAGCAAAGAGTACTCTGAGGCATTTGGGGAAGATACGGTTCCCTATGAGCGCTATGTGACGGCGGCTGGTTTAAAAATGCGCACCGGAGTGTCTGGTACTGTCTCATCAGCAATGGCAATCATGGCTGATGAGACAGTACCTCGCTTTGTTGAGCTGGGTATGGGCAAACAGATGCTCACCGAACCGGAAGTTGAATTCCGGATTAATCAGGGGGTAAGTGTACAGCGTGAACAAACCAAGATCTTTAAGCTGATTGACCTTAATGATAAGCCAGCATTGAAAGTCCTGATTGGAGCAGCTTATCGGCAGATATTTGAGCGGGATCTTGAACCCTATGTGGTCAAAGCAGCATTCACCTCCCTGGAAAGCCGACTGAGCAATGGCGAAATTAATCTCAAGGAGTTTATTGAAGGCTTAGGTTGTTCTGACCTCTACATCAAAGAGTTCTACACCCCCTACCCCAACACCAAAGTGATTGAGCTGGGTACCAAGCACTTCCTAGGACGTGCCCCCTTAAATCAGAAGGAAATCCAGACCTACAACGCAATTCTAGCCTCTGAAGGGATTCGGAGCTTTATTGGCGCAATGGTCAATGGCATGGAATATGCTCAGGCATTTGGAGAAGATACCGTCCCGTACCGCCGCTTCCCCACCTTACCAGCTGCTAATTTCCCGAACACCGAAAAGCTGTATAATCAGCAGACCAAGCAGAATATTGATGTGGTGGTACCAAGCTTTGATCCAGTCGAGCCTCGCATGGATTCGTCTAAGCTACCTCTGACCGGAAAAGCGATCGCAGATATGGCTGCCCAAAAGTGGGAGGTGGCTACCAACCCTTCCGAGCTGGCCAAGGTAGGTCGTTCCTCTAATCGGAACCACTCAACCTTGAATCCTAAATCTGCTAAGCCAACGCGGATTTTCCGCATCACCCCAAACATTTCTCAGGTCGAAACCGCAGTGGTCATTGATGCGATTTATGACCAGGTTTTGGATTTATTTGGTGAACCAGTCCCAGCCGGATACCGACAACAGCATCTAGACAGTCAACTGCGCAATGGTGAAATTTCGGTGCGGCAGTTTGTTAAAGCTTTGGCAAGTAGTAACACCTATAGTCAGCGCTTTTACCAGCCTTATCCCTCTGCCAAAGTAGTCGAGTTATTGTTCCGGCACTTACTCGGACGTACCCCTAACACTCACGGTGAGGTTCAAACCTACCAGCAGCTGTTGGCGGCACAGGGTCTACAAGCTGCAGTAACCGCTATGGTTGATAGTCCAGAATACTCCCGCTTCTTTGGTGAAGAGGTAGTCCCCTATCAGCGGATTAGTTAG
- the apcB gene encoding allophycocyanin subunit beta yields the protein MQDAITAVINSADVQGKYLDDSAMEKLKGYFQTGELRVRAATAISANAATIVKEAVAKTLLYSDSTRPGGNMYTTRRYAACIRDMDYFLRYATYAMLAGDPSILDERVLNGLKETYNSLGVPIGNTTNSIQGMKEVTASLVGPDAGKEMGVYFDYICSGLS from the coding sequence ATGCAAGACGCAATTACTGCTGTTATCAACTCTGCGGACGTCCAAGGTAAATATCTAGACGACTCCGCAATGGAAAAGCTCAAAGGCTATTTCCAAACTGGTGAGCTGCGGGTACGTGCAGCAACTGCCATTAGTGCTAATGCTGCTACCATCGTTAAGGAAGCAGTTGCTAAGACCCTGTTGTATTCCGACAGCACTCGTCCTGGTGGCAACATGTACACCACTCGCCGCTACGCAGCTTGTATCCGTGACATGGATTACTTCTTGCGTTATGCTACCTATGCGATGTTGGCCGGTGACCCATCTATCCTTGATGAGCGCGTACTCAATGGCTTGAAGGAAACCTACAACTCCCTTGGTGTTCCCATTGGCAATACCACCAATTCCATCCAAGGCATGAAGGAAGTTACCGCTAGCTTAGTTGGTCCTGATGCTGGTAAGGAAATGGGTGTATACTTTGACTACATCTGCTCTGGCTTAAGCTAA
- a CDS encoding phycobilisome linker polypeptide, with protein MRMFEVTACVPSPSRIRTQRELQNTFFTKLVSYENWFREQQRIQKMGGKIIKVKLATGKQGTNTGL; from the coding sequence ATGCGGATGTTTGAAGTAACTGCTTGTGTGCCAAGCCCAAGCCGAATTAGGACACAACGGGAGTTACAGAATACTTTTTTTACCAAGCTCGTTTCCTACGAGAACTGGTTCCGTGAGCAGCAGCGCATCCAGAAAATGGGTGGCAAAATTATTAAAGTTAAACTGGCAACCGGTAAGCAAGGTACAAACACCGGTTTGTAA
- a CDS encoding allophycocyanin, translated as MSIVTKSIVNADAEARYLSPGELNRIKSFVTSGEQRLRIAQTLTGSREQIVKQAGDQLFQKRPDVVSPGGNAYGPEMTATCLRDMDYYLRLITYGIVAGDTTPIEEIGLVGAKEMYKSLGTSIDAVAESVRCMKGIATGMMSGDDAAEAASFFDYVIGGLL; from the coding sequence ATGAGTATTGTCACGAAATCCATCGTGAATGCAGATGCTGAGGCTCGCTATCTGAGCCCTGGTGAATTAAACCGCATCAAAAGCTTTGTTACTTCTGGTGAGCAGCGCTTACGTATTGCTCAAACCTTGACAGGCTCCCGTGAGCAAATTGTTAAGCAAGCTGGAGACCAACTATTCCAAAAGCGTCCAGATGTGGTTTCTCCTGGTGGTAATGCCTATGGTCCGGAAATGACCGCTACTTGCCTGCGGGACATGGATTACTACCTGCGCTTGATTACCTATGGTATTGTTGCTGGTGATACCACACCAATTGAAGAAATTGGTCTGGTAGGTGCTAAGGAAATGTACAAGTCTTTAGGTACCTCCATTGATGCTGTTGCCGAAAGCGTCCGTTGCATGAAGGGTATCGCTACTGGCATGATGTCTGGAGACGATGCTGCCGAAGCTGCCTCTTTCTTCGACTATGTGATTGGTGGATTGTTGTAG